From the genome of Candidatus Deferrimicrobium borealis:
TCAGGGGTGAAGTTCCCATTACCCCGGATACCTGCCCGTCGGTCTGGGTAACGGACGATGCCGATTACGATCGGGCGATGGAACTGGTTTCGACGTTTGGTGAAGGAGAACCCCCAAATCCGGTTGAAGGCGGCGTCTGGCGTTGCGGGTGCGGAGAGGAGAACGAAGGCCAATTCACGGAATGTTGGAGATGCGGCAAGGCTCGGTCGATGTAAGCAGTCGAACGGTATCCACTTCGGCGAAAAACGTTGTTTTCCTTATCGCAAGGGAAAGGGGCAATTCCCGTGATTCATAAAAAAATCGTAATGGAACATGACAAGAAGATCGCCCTTGTCGCGCACGACAATAAGAAGAAGGATCTGCTGGAATGGGTAAAATTCAATCTGGACCTGTTGGCTCACCATACGATCTTTGCAACTGGCACAACGGGTGAAATATTGGAACAGGAGTTCGGCATCAAAGTCATCAAGCTCCAGAGTGGACCCCTGGGCGGGGATCAGCAGATCGGCGCAAAGATCGCGGATGGCGACATCGATTTCCTCATTTTTTTCTGGGATCCGCTCGAACCGCAACCCCACGACCCGGACGTCAAGGCGCTCTTGCGGATGGCCGTCGTTTGGAACATTCCCATTGCCTGCAATCGCGCCTCCGCCGATTTCATGATCTCCTCCCCCTTGATGGATGGCGATTACGATCGTCTTGTGCCGGATTATGATGTATATCGAAGCAGGAAGATCGCAGGGGACGAATGATCAGGGCAATGTCCGACAGCGTCTGCCCTGTGGGGGAATATGAGGCCCTGCAGCGCAGCCTGAGCATCAGATCTGCATAGAGAGAAACCATGAGCGCCATAGATAAAATAAATAAACAAAAGAAATTATGTTTAACTTTAGTGGCGATCGGCTTTGCCGCAATGATTGTATTAGCATTTACCGAGAAATATATTCCATATCGTATTTTCAGGCCGATATTGTATAGTGCGTTGGCATTGTTTGGTGTCGGGAACATACTGTTATATATCGGAATCAGATGTCCAAAGTGCAATAAAATAATAGGATATGCGATTGTGTTTTCTGCAAAAAAAGTGGATCAGTGCCCGCGCTGTAGAGTTATGTACGATTAGAACATATTGGAATAATCTTTTTATGTCTGACAATAGGAGCTGTATCCATGAGAACAGCGCGTCTCACGAACGGTCGGGAGTTTCCCATCGGCAAGATTCTTTGCATCGGCCGCAACTATTCGGAACATATCAAGGAGTTGGGGAACGCGACCCCCGAGGCGCCGGTGATCTTCATCAAGCCGGCCTCTTCGGTCATCGGCGAAGGGGAGGCGATCGTCATTCCGCCCTATTCGCGCGATTGTCACTACGAAGTGGAGCTGGCGCTCCTGATCGGCAGGAAGGGGAAGGATATTCCCGTGGACCGGGCGATGGAATGCATCGCCGGATACGGGGTGGGCATCGATCTCACCCTTCGCGATGTCCAGAGTGATCTGAAGAAAAAGGGATTGCCGTGGGAGATCGCCAAGGGATTCGACACCGCCTGTCCGCTTTCCGCCTTCGAGGAGGCAACCGGCGTGGCGGACCCGCAGAACCTTCGGATCCGCATGACGGTGAACGGCGAGGTGCGGCAGGATGGAAACACCTCGATGATGATCCACCGGATCCCCGCCATCGTCAGCCACATGTCGGGCTGCTTCACCCTCGAACCGGGCGACGTCATCCTCACCGGGACCCCTGCCGGCGTCGGCCGCATCGTCCCGGGGGATCGCCTGACGGCGGAAATTCCGGGCGTGGCCACCCTGCGTGTGTCCGTGGCGTAACCCGGCGGATCCCTTTTCCCCTTGACGGGCCCCGGCAAATCCTGTTAGATATGATCCTTTGATTTCGAGGGGAAGGTCTGCGCGATGAAAACGACAAAGATGCTGACCAGGGATTCTGCCGACCAGACGTGGTACGTCGTGGACGCCGAGGGGAAGGTTCTCGGCCGGATGGCCACGAAGATCGCCGACGTCCTGCGCGGCAAGCACAAGCCCGCGTTCACGCCCAACTCCGACATGGGCGATTTCGTCATCGTGGTGAACGCCGACAAGGTGAAGTTGACCGGGAACAAGATGACGGGGAAAACATACTACAGCCACTCCGGGTACATGGGCGGACTCAAGTCCACCACCCCCGCGAA
Proteins encoded in this window:
- a CDS encoding DUF2007 domain-containing protein, with the protein product MKKIYTAKNPADAHLLKGLLEGENIEADVRGEFLYGVRGEVPITPDTCPSVWVTDDADYDRAMELVSTFGEGEPPNPVEGGVWRCGCGEENEGQFTECWRCGKARSM
- the rplM gene encoding 50S ribosomal protein L13; protein product: MKTTKMLTRDSADQTWYVVDAEGKVLGRMATKIADVLRGKHKPAFTPNSDMGDFVIVVNADKVKLTGNKMTGKTYYSHSGYMGGLKSTTPAKVLGSAHPERIVEWAVRGMLPKTRLGDRLFTKLKVYVGPEHPHKAQQPKVLAVNE
- a CDS encoding methylglyoxal synthase, translated to MIHKKIVMEHDKKIALVAHDNKKKDLLEWVKFNLDLLAHHTIFATGTTGEILEQEFGIKVIKLQSGPLGGDQQIGAKIADGDIDFLIFFWDPLEPQPHDPDVKALLRMAVVWNIPIACNRASADFMISSPLMDGDYDRLVPDYDVYRSRKIAGDE
- a CDS encoding fumarylacetoacetate hydrolase family protein — protein: MRTARLTNGREFPIGKILCIGRNYSEHIKELGNATPEAPVIFIKPASSVIGEGEAIVIPPYSRDCHYEVELALLIGRKGKDIPVDRAMECIAGYGVGIDLTLRDVQSDLKKKGLPWEIAKGFDTACPLSAFEEATGVADPQNLRIRMTVNGEVRQDGNTSMMIHRIPAIVSHMSGCFTLEPGDVILTGTPAGVGRIVPGDRLTAEIPGVATLRVSVA